In Candidatus Neomarinimicrobiota bacterium, the following are encoded in one genomic region:
- a CDS encoding HD domain-containing protein yields MREEQILFIYQLRDRYDVDPSHSEQVKKLSIKLFNHLEPVHNLGDSSKDFLIAAALLHDIGYATGNNKNHHLYTASIILKNGITGFTRKEISIIAYVACLHKRNVPPDFCIEFKSLSAEDKLLVLRLASILRIANGLDKTHRSSIRDLTCDIKTTTITVYLRSDFSIDEELILAYKNSELFCYLFKREIEFLPVR; encoded by the coding sequence GTGAGGGAAGAGCAAATACTATTCATTTATCAATTAAGGGATAGATATGATGTTGATCCTTCACATTCCGAGCAGGTAAAAAAACTTTCTATAAAACTTTTTAATCATCTGGAACCTGTACATAATCTTGGTGACTCATCGAAAGACTTTCTTATTGCTGCTGCATTGCTTCATGATATTGGATATGCCACAGGTAATAATAAAAATCACCACTTATATACTGCATCAATTATCTTAAAAAACGGCATAACAGGTTTCACAAGAAAGGAAATATCAATAATAGCTTATGTTGCCTGTCTTCATAAAAGAAATGTACCGCCGGATTTCTGTATAGAATTTAAATCCCTATCAGCAGAAGATAAACTCCTTGTTCTAAGACTAGCATCCATCCTTAGAATAGCTAATGGTCTTGATAAAACTCATCGAAGTTCAATCAGAGACCTTACCTGTGACATTAAAACCACTACTATAACCGTTTACCTAAGAAGCGATTTCAGCATCGATGAAGAGCTAATATTAGCCTATAAGAATTCTGAACTTTTTTGCTATCTATTCAAAAGGGAAATCGAGTTTCTGCCGGTAAGATAA
- a CDS encoding right-handed parallel beta-helix repeat-containing protein: MYYNLKSAKLTLAFLLILSSICINAKEVFVSPSGDDNNQGIINSPFKTITKAISISNPGDTIYLRNGVYYYSNTLYIQKSGVQERYFHIFAYENEKPILDFYGESFGSRGIVLKGSYWHIRGLEVKGAGDNGLYIDDGSRNIIENCSFHDNNDSGVQLGHGASYNKFINCDSYYNADPPDYEDADGFAPKLDVGTGNYFYGCRAWGNCDDGWDGYLRSTTGVSATLENCWSFKNGWLKDGTNPENGDGNGFKMGGNKLRYHFTLIRCIAADNKNKGFDQNNNRGSMTLYNCSSYGNLKSNYRIKEELDSGNKLIIKNCLSYNGKVELGNFAIQSANSWTGGIHLSDDDFTSLSTSDLEKPRKEDGSLPDIDFLKPSPESDLIDAGVDVGIEYHGYAPDIGAIETNYETKIALNEGYIKYKEILNNYPNPFNFSTIIEYFLEKPGKVNLIIYDILGRSIKILTSEYRTKGKYNTIWYPDHNTPSGLYLITLEINNQIYIKKVLYNK; encoded by the coding sequence ATGTATTATAATCTCAAATCGGCAAAACTCACATTAGCTTTTTTACTTATATTATCTTCAATATGCATCAATGCAAAAGAAGTCTTTGTCTCTCCCTCTGGCGATGATAATAACCAAGGTATAATTAATAGCCCATTTAAAACAATTACCAAAGCAATATCTATATCTAACCCTGGCGATACAATTTACCTTCGCAATGGAGTTTACTACTATAGTAATACATTATATATCCAAAAAAGTGGTGTTCAGGAAAGATATTTTCATATTTTTGCCTATGAGAATGAAAAACCAATATTAGATTTTTATGGTGAAAGCTTTGGATCACGTGGAATTGTTTTGAAAGGAAGCTACTGGCATATTAGAGGGCTTGAAGTAAAAGGTGCAGGGGATAACGGTTTATACATTGACGATGGTTCTCGCAATATTATTGAAAATTGCTCTTTCCATGATAACAATGATTCTGGAGTTCAACTTGGACATGGAGCTTCATATAACAAATTCATAAACTGCGATTCCTACTACAATGCCGACCCACCAGATTATGAAGATGCCGACGGATTTGCTCCTAAGCTCGATGTCGGTACAGGCAATTACTTCTATGGATGCAGAGCTTGGGGAAATTGCGACGACGGATGGGATGGATACCTTCGTAGTACGACTGGTGTATCTGCTACATTGGAAAATTGCTGGAGTTTTAAGAATGGGTGGCTTAAAGACGGAACAAATCCAGAAAACGGTGACGGCAATGGGTTTAAAATGGGTGGTAATAAGTTAAGGTATCATTTCACACTGATTAGATGTATTGCAGCTGACAATAAAAACAAAGGATTCGATCAAAATAATAATAGAGGTTCAATGACACTCTATAATTGCTCTAGTTATGGCAATCTTAAATCTAACTATAGAATAAAAGAGGAACTCGATTCAGGTAACAAACTTATTATCAAGAACTGCCTATCCTACAACGGAAAAGTAGAATTGGGTAATTTTGCCATCCAATCAGCAAACAGCTGGACTGGAGGTATCCACCTATCAGATGATGATTTTACAAGTCTCAGTACGTCTGATCTTGAAAAACCAAGAAAAGAAGACGGAAGCCTACCTGACATAGATTTTTTAAAGCCATCACCAGAAAGTGACTTAATCGACGCAGGGGTAGATGTAGGTATTGAATATCACGGTTATGCTCCAGATATTGGAGCTATCGAAACGAATTATGAAACAAAAATAGCGCTGAATGAAGGTTATATAAAGTATAAAGAAATATTAAATAACTATCCCAATCCTTTTAACTTTTCCACCATCATAGAGTATTTTTTGGAAAAGCCAGGAAAAGTAAATCTAATCATTTACGATATATTGGGAAGAAGTATAAAAATTTTAACTTCAGAATATAGAACAAAGGGCAAATATAATACGATATGGTATCCAGATCACAATACTCCCTCGGGACTTTACTTAATAACTTTAGAAATTAACAATCAAATATACATCAAAAAAGTTTTATACAATAAGTAA
- a CDS encoding LysM peptidoglycan-binding domain-containing protein — protein sequence MKKLYLMITIILFSMLIMNCGKQAVREEQVSESQVVQQGEQLPDTTIKEAETLPTKVETTMVETTAVVPSYPTEAETSKIQEKEGKLEEVLEVITPGDSIDVMYMVRPNDYLIKIAKNEYGVAWMWRQIYKWNIDKIGDNPDLIYPFNEFLLKKPKDKANPVEYDFYDYVVKSGETLWSIAEKEYGNNYAWIVILHDNADKLDFDLRKLQPGTVLKLRTRLW from the coding sequence ATGAAAAAATTATATTTAATGATAACGATTATTCTTTTTTCAATGTTAATAATGAACTGTGGTAAACAGGCTGTTAGGGAGGAGCAAGTTTCAGAAAGTCAGGTCGTACAGCAGGGAGAACAACTACCTGATACGACAATAAAAGAGGCAGAAACATTACCCACAAAAGTCGAAACAACCATGGTTGAAACTACCGCTGTTGTTCCATCATATCCTACAGAAGCAGAGACATCAAAGATTCAGGAAAAAGAAGGCAAATTAGAGGAGGTATTGGAAGTAATAACACCTGGCGATAGCATTGATGTTATGTATATGGTGAGACCAAACGATTACTTAATAAAAATTGCAAAGAATGAGTACGGCGTGGCATGGATGTGGAGACAAATTTATAAGTGGAATATTGATAAAATAGGAGATAATCCAGATTTGATATATCCATTTAATGAATTTTTACTTAAAAAACCCAAAGATAAAGCAAATCCTGTTGAGTATGATTTTTACGACTATGTTGTAAAATCTGGAGAGACACTCTGGTCAATCGCAGAGAAGGAATATGGGAATAATTACGCATGGATAGTGATTTTACATGATAATGCTGATAAACTGGATTTTGATCTTCGAAAGTTGCAGCCAGGAACTGTACTTAAATTAAGAACAAGACTCTGGTAA
- a CDS encoding S9 family peptidase, with product MKKLFLTVIILLLITFSYAEKAPFSIDALYQLKSISSPEISPNGKWIAFVVTEYDLYKSRKNADIYIISIDGKELKRLTYNEASDYSPIWSDDSEHIYFLSTRNDGTQLWKIAIDGGEPQQITNLELNGFKNIHIVDHGRKIIFSTKIFPECGNCLKCSKEKREKMENGPIQAHYTKELLYRHWDEYRDGQYENVFIYDIEKDTAINLTPWKFDAPMFALSGTHLDVSPDNKKICVVSNHDKNQACSTNGDLWLVDIETGKAENITKNNRAWDGQPLFSPDGRYIAYKTQKTPGYESDLFRLAICDLKTGKSKILSEGKIDNWVDDYVWSPDSRHIYFTVEEKGHYPVYKVNIESGKIEKVFDVKTLRYLSLTPDGKYFIFTRSTINKPYELYRINSNGKGFKRLTFFNKEIEEKYDLRQAKEFWIPGAEGKLIQTWLITPYGFDPNEKYPLIINVHGGPQQMWYDGFRGDWQIYPGHGYAVAFCNPHGSPGYGQKFVEAISKDWGGKVCEDIMKVVDSLANLPYIDEDKLGAMGWSYGGYMMMWLEGHTDRFKAIVAMMGVYDLVSMYGATEELWFPEWELAGAPWESPEIYKKWSPSSYAKNFKTPCLVITGEKDYRVPYTQSLQFFTALQKMGVPSELIVFKNDGHWPDYLKSMPLYYNAHLYWFHKFLGGKPAPFSMEELIYNEIFKIDQIIKF from the coding sequence ATGAAAAAATTATTTCTAACAGTGATCATTTTATTACTAATTACCTTTTCTTATGCTGAAAAAGCACCTTTTTCTATTGATGCATTATACCAGTTAAAAAGTATTAGCAGTCCGGAAATTTCCCCTAATGGGAAATGGATAGCTTTTGTAGTCACAGAGTATGATTTATACAAATCTAGGAAAAATGCCGATATATACATTATCTCAATTGATGGAAAAGAATTAAAAAGATTAACTTATAACGAAGCTTCTGATTACAGTCCAATCTGGTCCGACGATAGTGAACATATTTATTTCCTTTCAACAAGAAATGATGGTACTCAACTCTGGAAAATCGCTATTGATGGTGGAGAACCTCAGCAAATTACAAATCTTGAATTAAATGGATTTAAAAACATTCATATAGTTGATCATGGTAGAAAAATAATTTTTTCCACAAAAATTTTCCCCGAATGTGGTAACTGTTTAAAATGCAGTAAAGAGAAAAGAGAAAAAATGGAAAATGGTCCTATACAGGCACACTATACAAAAGAACTTCTATACAGACACTGGGATGAATATCGAGACGGACAATATGAAAATGTATTTATCTATGATATCGAAAAAGATACAGCAATCAACCTGACCCCATGGAAATTCGACGCCCCCATGTTCGCACTTAGCGGCACCCATCTTGATGTATCACCTGATAACAAGAAAATCTGTGTCGTATCAAATCATGATAAAAATCAAGCTTGTTCTACCAACGGAGACTTATGGTTGGTAGATATAGAAACAGGAAAAGCAGAAAATATAACAAAAAACAATCGAGCGTGGGATGGTCAACCTCTATTTTCACCAGACGGAAGATATATAGCATACAAGACACAGAAGACTCCCGGATATGAAAGTGACTTATTCAGGCTTGCCATTTGCGACTTAAAAACTGGCAAAAGTAAAATTTTAAGCGAGGGGAAAATCGATAACTGGGTTGATGACTATGTATGGTCACCCGATTCCAGGCATATTTATTTTACTGTCGAGGAAAAGGGCCATTACCCAGTTTATAAAGTGAATATAGAGTCAGGTAAAATAGAAAAAGTATTTGATGTAAAAACATTACGTTACCTATCTTTAACCCCTGACGGAAAATACTTCATATTCACAAGAAGTACCATTAACAAACCCTATGAATTATATAGAATTAATTCTAATGGCAAAGGTTTTAAAAGGCTTACTTTTTTTAATAAAGAAATAGAAGAAAAATATGATCTAAGACAGGCAAAAGAGTTTTGGATACCTGGAGCTGAAGGCAAGCTAATACAAACCTGGCTGATAACTCCCTATGGATTTGACCCAAATGAAAAATATCCACTAATTATAAATGTTCATGGCGGTCCACAACAGATGTGGTATGACGGTTTTAGAGGTGATTGGCAAATTTATCCTGGACACGGCTACGCTGTGGCATTCTGCAATCCTCATGGTTCACCTGGATATGGACAAAAATTTGTTGAAGCTATTTCAAAAGATTGGGGTGGAAAAGTTTGCGAAGATATAATGAAAGTGGTAGATTCGCTGGCAAATCTACCATATATTGATGAAGATAAATTAGGTGCTATGGGCTGGTCATATGGTGGATATATGATGATGTGGCTTGAAGGTCATACAGATAGATTTAAGGCAATTGTAGCAATGATGGGAGTCTATGATCTTGTATCAATGTATGGAGCAACAGAAGAACTCTGGTTTCCTGAATGGGAACTTGCCGGAGCACCCTGGGAAAGTCCTGAAATATATAAAAAATGGAGCCCATCATCGTATGCAAAAAACTTTAAAACCCCGTGCCTAGTTATAACAGGTGAAAAGGATTATAGAGTACCGTATACCCAAAGCCTGCAATTCTTCACTGCTTTGCAAAAGATGGGTGTCCCCTCTGAACTTATAGTATTTAAAAATGACGGCCATTGGCCCGATTATCTGAAATCGATGCCTTTATATTATAATGCTCATCTTTATTGGTTTCATAAATTTCTTGGAGGGAAACCAGCACCTTTCAGTATGGAAGAGCTAATTTATAATGAAATTTTCAAAATAGATCAAATAATAAAATTCTAA
- a CDS encoding serpin family protein yields MKTKILISCIVLSLIFSCQTVNDNSGEPSIKITTNEISIAYNANTFGLKLFREISRNSPDSNVIISPLSVAIPLAMAYNGANGATKDSMRKVLDFENYNDEEINIAFKNLLDYFSNLDTETIIKIANSIWKHIPVPILQSFVNLCQEYYHAEYREIDFNDPNSLDSINNWIYENTHGTIKNALDRIPPLAVLYLINTLYYKGIWKYEFDESNTKPGYFFSINNKAIKCKMMSQKNKFPINLTDQYTAISLPYNDEKFYMIIILPDCSTDINTFSENFTIEKWNEIINNLEIPEDSVLLKMPRMKLEYNSLLNDALKNLGMGICFDFYKADFTKIFGKTGYWISRVIHNTFIEVNEQGTEASASTIVEFYRLGEEKLIYINVDRPFIFAIYEKLTGAILFIGKVIEIPEET; encoded by the coding sequence ATGAAAACAAAAATTTTAATAAGCTGTATCGTATTATCTTTAATCTTCTCATGTCAGACAGTAAACGATAACTCGGGGGAGCCTTCAATAAAAATCACAACAAATGAAATATCAATTGCCTACAATGCTAACACTTTTGGACTCAAACTCTTCAGAGAAATTTCCAGAAATTCACCAGACTCTAACGTAATTATCTCCCCACTCAGCGTTGCTATCCCACTAGCTATGGCATATAATGGAGCCAATGGTGCTACGAAAGACTCAATGAGAAAGGTACTTGATTTCGAAAATTATAACGATGAGGAAATTAACATAGCATTTAAAAACCTTTTAGACTACTTTTCAAATCTTGATACCGAAACTATAATTAAAATTGCTAATTCTATATGGAAGCATATACCTGTTCCAATATTACAATCATTTGTAAACTTATGTCAGGAATATTATCACGCTGAGTATAGGGAAATAGATTTTAATGATCCAAATTCATTAGATTCAATAAATAACTGGATATATGAAAACACACATGGCACAATCAAGAACGCCCTTGACAGAATTCCACCTCTTGCAGTTTTGTATTTAATTAATACATTATATTACAAAGGGATATGGAAATATGAATTTGACGAATCAAACACTAAACCAGGTTATTTCTTTTCTATTAACAATAAAGCTATAAAATGTAAAATGATGTCACAAAAAAATAAGTTCCCCATCAATCTTACTGATCAGTACACAGCAATAAGTTTACCATATAATGATGAAAAATTTTATATGATTATTATACTGCCCGATTGTTCGACCGATATCAATACCTTTTCGGAAAATTTTACAATTGAAAAATGGAATGAAATCATTAATAACCTCGAAATTCCAGAAGATTCGGTATTGTTAAAAATGCCAAGGATGAAATTGGAATATAATTCCCTCCTTAATGACGCATTAAAAAACCTCGGAATGGGTATATGTTTTGACTTTTATAAAGCTGATTTTACGAAAATATTTGGCAAAACAGGTTATTGGATAAGCAGGGTAATTCATAACACTTTCATTGAGGTTAATGAACAGGGAACAGAAGCCAGTGCCTCTACAATCGTTGAATTTTATAGATTAGGTGAAGAGAAATTAATATACATAAATGTTGACAGACCCTTTATCTTCGCAATTTACGAAAAGCTAACAGGAGCTATCCTGTTTATAGGTAAGGTAATTGAAATACCAGAGGAGACCTGA
- a CDS encoding type 2 isopentenyl-diphosphate Delta-isomerase has product MGTNKKIIQKRKIEHLNIVKEKDITYESSFDGFDRFNFINNSLPEIDYDIVDTGTEFLGYRLSFPLIISAIGGGEKTGDGLNRDMAHICNEYKIAFEVGSIRPFIDGRIELSFLKELRKICQNNPIIANLGAVQIKKYKKDLPSILNDLGYDCFCVHLNPLHEAIQPEGEPYFSGVYEALIELKSTIEIPIMVKEVGTGIYPGVVERLMNIGINYINIAGAGGTSWAKVESERIKDPIKKEVAKEFFSWGIPTAEILTGLKEVSNEIVIIATGGIDSGIKFSKALALGAYLAGGSRIFLQKWFENGRKSVEQLIKIWNEVLKISMFCTGCKNINEFRGNDNIIFRRE; this is encoded by the coding sequence ATGGGTACTAATAAGAAAATTATCCAAAAAAGAAAAATAGAGCATCTTAATATTGTGAAAGAAAAAGATATTACCTATGAATCATCATTTGACGGTTTCGATCGTTTCAATTTTATAAATAATTCTCTGCCCGAAATTGACTATGATATTGTAGATACAGGTACTGAGTTTCTCGGATACAGGTTGTCTTTTCCTCTAATAATTAGCGCCATTGGTGGTGGGGAAAAGACTGGAGATGGATTAAATAGAGATATGGCTCATATATGTAATGAATATAAAATTGCTTTCGAGGTAGGAAGTATAAGACCATTTATCGATGGTAGGATAGAATTATCATTTTTAAAGGAATTAAGGAAAATTTGTCAAAATAATCCCATAATAGCCAATCTGGGGGCAGTGCAGATTAAAAAGTATAAAAAAGATTTGCCGTCGATTCTTAATGATCTGGGATATGATTGTTTTTGTGTTCATTTAAATCCGCTACACGAGGCAATTCAGCCTGAAGGCGAGCCATATTTCTCAGGTGTTTATGAAGCACTTATTGAATTAAAAAGTACGATAGAAATTCCAATAATGGTCAAAGAAGTTGGAACTGGTATATATCCTGGTGTGGTTGAAAGATTAATGAATATTGGAATTAATTATATAAATATTGCAGGAGCTGGTGGTACATCCTGGGCAAAAGTTGAATCTGAGAGAATAAAGGATCCGATAAAGAAGGAGGTTGCAAAGGAATTTTTCTCATGGGGTATTCCTACAGCTGAAATTCTTACTGGATTAAAAGAGGTATCGAATGAAATTGTTATAATTGCAACCGGGGGTATAGATTCTGGAATTAAGTTTTCTAAGGCTTTGGCATTGGGAGCATATCTTGCTGGTGGGTCAAGAATATTTTTACAAAAATGGTTCGAAAATGGGAGAAAATCAGTAGAACAATTGATTAAAATATGGAATGAGGTTTTGAAAATTTCCATGTTCTGCACGGGTTGTAAGAATATTAATGAATTTCGCGGAAATGATAACATAATATTCAGGAGAGAATAG
- a CDS encoding thymidine phosphorylase, with protein MDPVEFIEAKKEGLEHKPDEIKGFIAGYVRGDIPDYQMAAWLMAVNFNGMTDEEVLALVETMIESGDRLDLSNIEGIKVDKHSTGGVGDKVSLILAPLAASCGCIVPMISGRSLGHTGGTLDKLESIPGMRVNLTKEEFINQIEKIGVSMIGQTEELVPADRKMYALRDVTATVKSIPLICASILSKKIAEGIDALVLDVKTGSGAFLKEYALSKKLAYKLKSVGEKFGLKVRAVITDMNQPLGSTVGNWLEVVESIDVLKGNGPRDLVEVTVYLTCWMLILSNLASDIKTAEEIVLEKLRNGSAYEKFLEIVSSQGGDVSFIENPQKYKKAKVIKGVKSTKSGYVISIDTERIGKCVFELGGGRKKIEDKIMPEVGLEVKAKISDYVHKGDVLCIAHANSEEKYQRVSDMILSSFEISQQKTSQPPLFYETL; from the coding sequence ATGGATCCAGTAGAATTTATTGAAGCCAAAAAGGAGGGCTTAGAACATAAGCCTGATGAGATAAAAGGATTCATTGCTGGATATGTCAGGGGAGATATTCCTGATTACCAGATGGCTGCCTGGCTGATGGCTGTAAATTTTAATGGAATGACCGATGAAGAAGTGCTGGCACTTGTTGAAACAATGATAGAATCAGGTGATAGGCTTGATCTTTCAAATATTGAAGGTATAAAAGTGGATAAGCACAGCACTGGGGGTGTGGGCGATAAAGTATCGCTTATACTGGCGCCTCTTGCTGCTTCCTGCGGGTGTATTGTGCCAATGATTTCTGGAAGAAGCTTAGGACATACGGGAGGTACATTGGATAAATTAGAAAGCATTCCTGGAATGCGAGTAAATCTTACAAAAGAAGAATTTATAAATCAGATTGAAAAAATTGGCGTTTCGATGATTGGTCAAACTGAGGAACTTGTCCCTGCTGATAGAAAAATGTATGCACTCCGTGATGTTACTGCTACTGTTAAATCAATACCTTTAATATGTGCAAGTATTCTAAGTAAAAAAATAGCTGAGGGAATTGATGCTCTCGTATTGGATGTAAAGACAGGAAGTGGCGCTTTTTTAAAGGAATATGCATTAAGCAAAAAGCTCGCATATAAGCTAAAAAGTGTAGGAGAGAAGTTTGGGCTGAAGGTTCGTGCTGTCATTACCGACATGAATCAACCGCTGGGTAGTACGGTAGGGAATTGGTTGGAAGTGGTGGAATCAATTGATGTCTTGAAAGGAAATGGACCACGCGATCTTGTGGAAGTTACAGTTTATTTGACCTGTTGGATGCTTATATTATCAAACCTGGCTTCTGATATCAAAACTGCAGAGGAAATTGTGTTGGAAAAATTGAGAAATGGATCAGCCTATGAAAAATTCCTTGAAATAGTAAGCAGTCAGGGTGGTGACGTAAGTTTCATTGAAAATCCACAGAAATATAAGAAAGCGAAAGTTATTAAGGGTGTTAAATCTACAAAGTCTGGATATGTTATTTCGATAGATACAGAAAGAATCGGTAAGTGTGTGTTTGAGCTTGGTGGGGGGAGAAAAAAAATTGAGGATAAAATTATGCCGGAGGTTGGGCTGGAGGTAAAGGCAAAGATTTCTGATTATGTACATAAAGGAGATGTTTTGTGCATAGCGCATGCTAATTCTGAAGAGAAATATCAGAGAGTCAGTGATATGATTTTATCATCTTTTGAAATTTCACAGCAGAAAACATCTCAGCCGCCTCTTTTTTATGAAACATTATAA
- a CDS encoding 4Fe-4S dicluster domain-containing protein has translation MLVKIKDFFAFLYLCKEKNILDVTSVLLPANSGNDELFLDELASDGDYIIDSYRPVDPIKVIFYRIRERIYPEEEVKGKRIILGVKNCDLKGLLLLDKALINDDFVDPVYKEWRDNTIIITSDCLQITDTCHCNLVGGKPYSEEGYDINLSRVGDSYFLTIGSGIGEKFVNEMKKVIKPVTYSDEILKLIESNRKKVMSKLEEQNKEFERKPDYDKLEKADIETWIVESKDCVGCGGCNNICPTCYCIIINDESDDKDFIKVRSYDSCQLTGYARVAGGANPRPKIYQRFRNRYLCKFLYMKYNFDLLGCTGCGRCIDVCPGNIEFRGVVKRIMEKELSTQEV, from the coding sequence ATGCTCGTAAAGATTAAAGACTTTTTTGCATTTTTATATCTATGCAAGGAGAAAAATATTCTGGATGTTACAAGTGTATTACTTCCTGCAAATTCGGGAAATGATGAATTATTTTTAGATGAGCTTGCAAGCGATGGCGATTATATTATAGATTCATATAGACCTGTTGATCCTATAAAAGTTATCTTTTATCGAATAAGAGAGAGGATTTATCCTGAGGAGGAAGTAAAAGGCAAGAGGATAATTCTGGGTGTAAAGAATTGTGACCTGAAGGGACTACTATTGCTGGACAAAGCACTTATAAATGATGATTTTGTTGATCCAGTTTATAAAGAATGGCGTGATAACACGATTATAATAACGAGCGATTGTTTGCAAATAACCGATACCTGTCATTGTAACCTTGTCGGGGGTAAGCCTTATTCAGAGGAAGGTTATGATATCAATTTATCGAGAGTAGGAGATAGCTACTTTTTAACTATTGGAAGTGGAATTGGTGAAAAGTTTGTAAATGAGATGAAAAAAGTGATAAAACCTGTCACATATAGTGATGAGATTTTGAAATTGATTGAAAGTAATAGAAAAAAAGTGATGAGTAAACTTGAGGAACAGAACAAAGAATTTGAAAGAAAACCTGATTATGATAAACTTGAGAAAGCTGATATAGAGACATGGATAGTAGAGTCTAAGGATTGTGTCGGATGTGGTGGTTGTAACAATATCTGTCCCACCTGCTATTGTATAATAATTAATGATGAATCTGATGATAAAGATTTCATAAAAGTAAGGTCTTATGACTCCTGTCAATTGACCGGTTATGCACGAGTTGCAGGAGGTGCAAATCCGAGACCGAAGATATATCAGCGTTTTAGAAATAGATATCTGTGCAAATTTCTTTATATGAAATATAATTTTGATCTTTTAGGTTGTACAGGTTGCGGAAGATGTATAGATGTGTGTCCTGGAAATATAGAATTTAGAGGTGTTGTTAAAAGAATTATGGAAAAAGAATTAAGTACTCAGGAGGTATAG